A window of Caldalkalibacillus uzonensis contains these coding sequences:
- a CDS encoding ABC transporter substrate-binding protein, which produces MRKIVFCLSILILLAGLIAGCGSQESSTPSDSDVPADEQVTITYFTFSPGEGHEQALQAMIEAFEAKHPNIKIKYEMASFQDYFTRLQTQIAGGNAPDTFELNYENFVSYAAKGALLELDELIANDHEFDPGSLNQRAYEAFQYNGKQYGMVESFSNVVLFYNKDLFDEAGVEYPQPDWTWADELEAAQQLTNHEEGIWGTYAPVQFWEFYKTIAQNGGAVFNEDKTEVTLHTPENVEALQWMIDKIHKYKVTPSDADMSGQSDGDLFKAGKIAMLRTGIWMFDSFKDAPFDWDIVLEPGNTQKAHHFFANGLAISKDSEHPEAAWEWIKFMSASQEAAQIRVDAAWELPAVSEPSLVEDYLQQTPPESRHIVFEALDTLVVPPVIERWSEMTDMIDEELDRVKLGQKTPDEALANAEKKLKELLD; this is translated from the coding sequence TTGAGAAAAATAGTCTTCTGTTTGTCTATTCTCATTCTGTTGGCCGGATTAATAGCTGGATGCGGCTCACAAGAGTCAAGTACACCGTCTGATTCAGATGTACCTGCTGATGAACAAGTCACCATCACCTACTTCACCTTTTCTCCGGGTGAAGGCCATGAACAAGCTTTGCAAGCGATGATTGAAGCATTTGAGGCTAAACATCCCAACATCAAGATTAAATATGAGATGGCTTCATTCCAGGATTATTTTACCCGCTTGCAAACCCAAATTGCTGGCGGAAATGCACCGGATACCTTTGAGCTAAACTATGAAAACTTTGTCAGCTACGCGGCCAAAGGTGCCCTGTTGGAGCTGGATGAATTAATTGCCAATGATCATGAATTTGATCCTGGTTCTTTAAACCAGCGTGCCTATGAAGCGTTTCAATACAATGGAAAACAATACGGCATGGTGGAGAGTTTTTCCAACGTGGTGCTCTTTTATAACAAAGATCTGTTTGATGAAGCGGGTGTAGAGTATCCCCAACCCGATTGGACCTGGGCGGATGAATTGGAGGCTGCCCAACAACTGACCAATCATGAAGAAGGGATCTGGGGGACTTATGCTCCGGTTCAGTTTTGGGAATTTTATAAAACCATTGCCCAGAACGGGGGAGCCGTTTTCAATGAGGACAAAACGGAGGTCACCTTGCATACACCCGAGAATGTGGAAGCTTTGCAATGGATGATCGACAAAATTCACAAATATAAGGTGACGCCATCTGATGCAGACATGTCGGGCCAATCTGACGGAGACCTGTTTAAAGCCGGAAAGATTGCCATGTTGCGGACCGGTATTTGGATGTTTGATTCCTTTAAAGATGCGCCGTTTGACTGGGATATAGTATTGGAACCTGGCAACACGCAGAAAGCGCACCACTTTTTTGCCAACGGTCTGGCCATCTCCAAAGACAGCGAACATCCTGAAGCCGCTTGGGAATGGATCAAATTTATGAGTGCCAGTCAGGAAGCGGCCCAAATTCGTGTTGATGCCGCTTGGGAATTGCCGGCCGTCAGTGAACCGTCATTGGTTGAAGACTACCTGCAGCAAACACCTCCAGAAAGCAGACACATTGTATTTGAAGCCTTAGACACACTGGTGGTGCCTCCTGTGATTGAACGCTGGAGCGAAATGACAGATATGATCGATGAGGAGCTGGACCGAGTCAAATTGGGTCAAAAGACGCCTGATGAAGCGTTGGCTAATGCGGAGAAAAAATTAAAAGAGCTGCTGGATTAA
- a CDS encoding carbohydrate ABC transporter permease: MIMIVPFLWMISTSLKSKGATMVLPPQWIPDEISLDNYIRVAEVFPVEKFLLNSIIVAVFTTVGQLLLCSMAAYVFARIQFKGRETLFLLYLATLMVPTQVTMIPQFILMKYLGWLDTYQALIVPGVFSAFGTFLLRQSFLTIPKSLEEAAFIDGASHFRVYWQIILPLAKPALATLAVFSFMQSWNNFLWPLIIISDRNMMTLPLGLSMLHGRWETDWNLMMAGVVISVIPILSVYLFAQKYFIRGITLSGLKE; encoded by the coding sequence ATGATCATGATCGTCCCATTCTTGTGGATGATCTCCACGTCTTTAAAGTCTAAAGGGGCAACCATGGTTCTTCCTCCACAGTGGATTCCGGACGAGATAAGCCTGGACAATTACATCAGAGTGGCCGAAGTGTTTCCAGTGGAAAAGTTTTTACTGAACAGCATCATTGTTGCCGTGTTCACGACAGTCGGACAGCTGCTACTGTGTTCCATGGCAGCCTATGTGTTCGCCCGAATCCAGTTCAAAGGACGGGAGACGCTGTTTCTCCTTTACCTGGCTACCTTGATGGTTCCTACGCAGGTCACGATGATTCCGCAATTTATTCTGATGAAATATCTGGGCTGGCTGGATACGTATCAAGCCCTGATTGTTCCTGGTGTGTTCAGTGCCTTTGGCACCTTTTTGCTCAGACAATCCTTTCTGACCATTCCCAAGTCGTTGGAAGAAGCGGCCTTTATAGACGGGGCCAGCCATTTCAGAGTTTACTGGCAAATCATCCTTCCACTAGCTAAACCGGCCTTGGCCACCCTTGCAGTTTTTTCCTTTATGCAATCTTGGAACAACTTTTTGTGGCCGCTCATTATTATTAGCGACCGTAACATGATGACACTTCCGTTGGGATTGTCCATGTTGCATGGCAGGTGGGAGACAGACTGGAACCTGATGATGGCAGGGGTGGTGATCAGTGTGATACCGATTTTAAGTGTCTATCTCTTTGCCCAAAAATACTTTATTCGCGGTATTACTTTAAGCGGGCTGAAAGAATAA